In Rhodospirillum rubrum ATCC 11170, a genomic segment contains:
- a CDS encoding M81 family metallopeptidase, with translation MTPSATAPRLIIAGFLHETNTFGPRKADYAAFEDGGGWPRLCDGADILTTMRGVNVGICGFIEEAEARGWSLCPIQWCAASPSAPVTRDAFERIAGRIVEGIRAAGPVDGVYLDLHGAMVAEHVDDGEGELLARVRAVIGTETPLVVSLDLHGNVTPKMVAMADALLGYRTYPHVDMAETGRRAARYVARRLSGAPDAKAFRQVPFLVPISWQATSVAPNKDLYARLPALEARGASTASLMMGFPAADFADCGPSILVYAPTRALADTLADELLAEVVAAESRFAGKIYAPEEGVRIAMARAETASRPIVIADTQDNPGAGGESDTTGMLRALVACGARDSALGLICDPAAAAQAHRAGVGATLRLALGGKSGIPGDRPFEADFVVETLSDGAFIATGPYYQGARMRLGASACLRIDGVRVVVTSSKAQLADQSMLRFVGIDPMRQDIIVVKSSVHFRADFEPIAEAILDCAAPGPMLADPAALPFKRLRKGLRLSPNGPAFG, from the coding sequence GACCATGCGCGGGGTCAATGTCGGGATCTGCGGCTTCATCGAAGAGGCCGAGGCCCGGGGGTGGTCGCTGTGCCCGATTCAGTGGTGCGCGGCCAGCCCCTCGGCTCCGGTCACCCGCGACGCCTTCGAGCGCATCGCCGGGCGGATCGTCGAGGGCATCCGCGCCGCCGGGCCGGTGGACGGCGTCTATCTCGACCTGCATGGGGCGATGGTCGCCGAGCATGTCGACGATGGCGAGGGCGAACTTCTGGCCCGGGTGCGCGCGGTGATCGGGACCGAGACGCCGTTGGTCGTCAGCCTTGATCTGCACGGCAATGTGACGCCGAAAATGGTGGCGATGGCCGACGCCCTGCTCGGCTATCGCACCTACCCCCATGTCGACATGGCCGAAACCGGGCGGCGGGCGGCGCGCTATGTCGCCCGGCGGCTGAGCGGCGCGCCCGATGCCAAGGCCTTTCGTCAGGTGCCCTTTCTGGTGCCGATCTCCTGGCAGGCGACCAGCGTCGCCCCCAACAAGGATCTTTACGCCCGCCTGCCCGCCCTCGAGGCGCGCGGCGCCTCAACGGCTTCGCTGATGATGGGCTTCCCCGCCGCCGATTTCGCCGATTGCGGACCGTCGATCCTGGTTTACGCCCCCACCCGGGCCCTGGCCGATACCCTGGCCGACGAGCTTCTGGCCGAGGTGGTCGCCGCCGAAAGCCGCTTCGCCGGAAAGATCTACGCCCCCGAAGAGGGTGTGCGCATCGCCATGGCCCGGGCGGAAACCGCCAGCCGCCCGATCGTCATCGCCGATACCCAGGACAACCCCGGCGCCGGCGGCGAGTCCGACACCACCGGCATGCTGCGCGCCCTGGTCGCCTGCGGAGCGCGCGACAGCGCCCTTGGTCTGATCTGCGACCCCGCCGCCGCCGCCCAGGCCCACCGGGCGGGGGTGGGCGCTACCTTGCGTCTGGCGCTGGGCGGCAAATCGGGCATCCCCGGCGATCGGCCCTTCGAGGCGGATTTCGTCGTCGAGACCCTGTCGGACGGCGCCTTCATCGCCACCGGCCCTTATTACCAGGGGGCGCGGATGCGGCTTGGCGCCTCGGCCTGCCTGCGCATCGACGGCGTGCGGGTGGTGGTGACCTCCTCGAAAGCGCAATTGGCCGACCAGTCGATGTTGCGCTTCGTCGGCATCGATCCAATGCGACAAGATATCATCGTCGTTAAAAGCTCGGTCCATTTCCGCGCCGATTTCGAACCGATCGCCGAAGCCATCCTCGACTGCGCCGCCCCCGGCCCGATGCTGGCCGACCCGGCGGCCCTGCCCTTCAAACGCTTGCGCAAAGGCCTGCGCCTATCCCCCAACGGCCCGGCCTTCGGGTGA